The genomic segment TCCCGTCGGGGCAACAAGAGCCTCCTGAGCGACGTGCTCGAGGATCTGCACGGCAATGTGTTCGAACCAAAGTCGCAAGCCGGGGCCTATGCGCCTGGCCATCTTGCGAGCGAACGCGACGAGCAGGAGAACACGTTGCCAGCGATCGCTTGATTTGACGCGAGCGCTGCTGCCAATCAGGCAGCAACGTCGCTGCGATCGGCTCCAGTTCGACGTGGCGATGCCTGTGATCGACTGATCATCGATCGAGGTCGACGCTAGTCTGCCGGCCGACGTGGATCCAGATTGCTCTGATTCGGCTACATGGTGGCTACATAAAGGCTAAACAATAAAAAGGCCACTGTTGAGAGCGGCCTAAGTGCTTGATTTCTTGGTGGAGACAGGCGGGATCGAACCGCCGACCTTCTGATTGCGAACCAGACGCTCTCCCAGCTGAGCTATGCCCCCGAAACCGCACGCATTCTATGCGTCGCGTCACGCAGCGTCAACGCTGCGGGTGCAATCGGAAGTGCGACTGACGCCGGGGCGAGGTGGTTGGCGGTGGCATTCGGCACTAGACAATTGGGTGGAGGTGGGGTAAATAGTGATGGGTTACTTCACCTTGGAGCGAGACCCATGACAGAAAGGTGGTCGGAAATGGAGGGGCGACTCAAGCCGAGTCGGGGTTTGGAAGAGCGGTTTAGAGATCATCCCGAGCTCCAAGCCAAGATCGAGTCTTTGCTGGCGGTGGTCGAGAATGCGGCCGGCGATGTTGAGAAGGCGGCGGAGGCGGAGCGGCGGGTGACGGAGGAATTGCGGCAGTTGGGCAACGAAGCGTTGCACGGCTGGGCGCGACGGCAAGCGCAGCGGAAGGAAGAAGAGGTGGCGCAACAACCGGGCGTGCAGCGGAAGGAAAAAAAACGTCTATTGGCAGACCCGGTACGGACAGATCGAAGTAGCGGAGCAGGTCTTCCGGCAAGGGACGCGCGGGCCGGAGATCCGGCCATTCACGCGTTCGGCGGAGGTGGTCTGCCGGGGCTGCTCGGAGCCGCTGCAGCGAGCGATCGTTGATTTCGGGGCGGACGCGCCCGCGGCGCGCATTCCGCAGAAGCTGAAAGAGCACTACGGTATCGAGGTGTCCGCCAGTACGTGCTGGCCGATCGTCTTGCGGCATGCCGCGACGATCGACGAGCGCCCGAAAGCGGCGGCAAAAATCCCGGCACGAGACGGCGTAGAGCAGTTGATCGGCGAGATCGATGGGAGCATGATTCCCGTCGTGGAGACGGCCGAATCGGACGACCAGAGCGCGAAAGTGGACCGCCGCAAGACCCGCCGGGTGGGCTGGAGGGAAGCGCGTTTGAGTCTGGTCCATGCGCCGGGCTCCGTCACCCCGGTGTTCGGCGCCACCGTGGGCCCGCCCGACCAGGTCGGAGAGACGCTGTTGCGCACGGCGGTTCAGGCCGGACTGGGGCGTAAGACCAAGGTCCATGCGGTCAGCGACGGCGCCGCATGGATTGCGGATCAGGTGAGTGAGCAATTCGGACTGCAAGGCCACTTTCTCGTCGATTTCTACCATGTCTGTGACTACCTGACGGCCGCAGGGGACACGATCGCCGGCACGGCGGCGAGGGCTTGGCTGGAAACGCAGAAGGATCGGCTGAAACAGAACCGCCTCCAGGACGTCGTCGAGGAACTGCAGCGATTCGTCGAGGACGACACCGTTCCCGATGCCAACGCCCCGGTGCGCGCGGCGCATCGCTATCTCACCAATCGCCCGGGGCAGTTCAACTATCAAGACGCGCTCGTGGCCGGGCTGCCAATAGGGTCCGGCGAAATCGA from the Accumulibacter sp. genome contains:
- a CDS encoding ISKra4 family transposase, whose product is MVCRGCSEPLQRAIVDFGADAPAARIPQKLKEHYGIEVSASTCWPIVLRHAATIDERPKAAAKIPARDGVEQLIGEIDGSMIPVVETAESDDQSAKVDRRKTRRVGWREARLSLVHAPGSVTPVFGATVGPPDQVGETLLRTAVQAGLGRKTKVHAVSDGAAWIADQVSEQFGLQGHFLVDFYHVCDYLTAAGDTIAGTAARAWLETQKDRLKQNRLQDVVEELQRFVEDDTVPDANAPVRAAHRYLTNRPGQFNYQDALVAGLPIGSGEIESAHRYVIQDRLKRAGAWWKLKNAKHMLALRVCRANQEWDRYWQSRRQQAA